The Juglans regia cultivar Chandler chromosome 10, Walnut 2.0, whole genome shotgun sequence genome includes the window TGCAAGTCATCCTATCACTCACTTCACCCATTTTCATTTTCGTTCTTGGAGAGAACACTTAGAAGCTCTTTGAGGTAGTTTTCTGAGCCTTTTAGCGTTCCATTTATAGAACCCTTGTCTGTAGTTTCTCATAATGATTCCTTCATGAaaattgttcttctttgagtctagtttctgtggGTACCATTCTTGTTTGATTTCATGGTCATTGGATTAGTCAGAAGTggttttaaccatggaaaggtcaatCTAGACGATAATTTGGATAATGTGGTGTAGTTTAGAGTTTTTGACAAAGCTAATGGACAAATCGTGGTCTAAcatttttatggagtattttcaacatgtttatatgaatgTTGTTGGAGATTAGTTACATGAGtaaagattttgatgaaatattttcttagatctaaaaggttagaaactggaagaggaaaaatagtttcgattttaagaaagtttggagCTTTAGTGGTTTATTCTTACTCCAATTGTTttgacatatttatttaatgatactAAGAATTTtatctacatgttaggatgttatttgaagattttttgtgttagtttcaaaaatatgaaattttatgcaagagaatactcggttgggtcaaaagtttgatgttttcAACGAGATCCAtgctttgatttatttttagccatgtgtttttaagtttaatgtttGGATCTAATTTaggacatatttttaaaccatatgattttttggtttgaagatctcatTATGATATGTCTCTgatcaagtgtttgatcaaaGCAAAATTTAGAAAACATTATGTTTTGACTAAGTGTTGGAGTCGAGATcttcaagtgagattttgtgatttaatGTTTAATGTTTGGATCTAATTTaggacatatttttaaaccatatgattttttggtttgaagatctcatTATGATATCTCTCGgatcaagtgtttgatcaaagcaaaatttagaaaaaattatgtttttgactAAGTGTTGGAGTCGAGTacttcaagtgagattttgtgattttttgtgagtTATATGTTGATTCAAAGAATGTTAGTTCTTAGGAATGTGTTgtgaacatgttagaagaaagaTTTGGATTTGTTTGTCTTGGTAATGTTTTGAAATAGGTCAAACCTTAAGATTCAAGAGTTtgtatttagttaaaaaatccGGATTTTTTTACTAAATCGTTTTGTGTTTATGagaagtatatttttgttgaatgttttaagtatgtttctaaacttaggatatgaggatatttgttgcaatatttcggtcatgagttttggagttggaagaaattgaaacaaaaatcaagagatatggCCTTTTGAAGTTTTGGCCCTATGatgtattttagatttttctaaattgacatttgagtttaggaaaaaaattacatgatgaATGTATATTTTGGTGAATTTTGGAGTtaagatgtgaaatccttaactttaagttagggataaaatgatcatttccCCACATGTAGatggtaaaatggtaattttactctaagttaacattttttcatgtttctaattattagtgataaattttctaacttttagaatctCTGCTTACAATTTCTCGTGTTTTGTGTTTAATTCCAGTAATGTGACGATCattgtaagttagctcttaacttacaaTCAGATTACTATAGATCTGTGATGGGTAAGGAAACTACagtttatgtatgtatgttatcatatatgccataCCATGCCACTTCATAATTATCTATTACACaatttattctgtcacgtattgctatttGTTACAAGTATGTCATATTAGGTAATGTTATTTGTTACAcgtatgtcatgtcatatagtattttttgttacatgttatgccatgttatgaaatattatctgttacatgttatgctatgctaggaaatattgtctgttacatgttatgtcatgttatgaaatgatgtttgttagttgttatgtcatgttacgaaatgctTCTGTCTCATAGTACATCATGTCTTTCATTTcacattcatgtcatgttatgttacgtcaaggcTTCTATCCCTTTGTTTCATGTCACTTTTTGTCTCAAGTACAACTTTTTGTCTCGagtacagtttgtgtatctggAGAATAATctttcaagtcatgtcaagTCTGTTTATGTCTATCACAACTCTAAGTGCTAGGATGtgataatatcctagtgaaactttTTTATACACGCTGTAGTGTCTCGACTagtgtgaaattttatggaTTGACAAGGTAAAGATCAACGAGCTACGAATGAGACCAAATTAACTGGTCACCTGAGTGCAGCAgacactaatgccgatggtgccacttatatttcaatttcatcttatACGTACTCATGCGGGTGCAGATACCTGACACGAGATACGTATAGTATGTGTGTCCACAACAGGTGCAGATACTTGTGAACTGGCACGTATTGTTAACTCATAGTTGTTGCAGATACCTGTGTcatgatgcggtaatcggtagggacacacggctcaaggggacccatgGATCAGACTCCTTGCCATGCACGTCTCCACGCTCATGCACTCATGCGcgtctctctcatttctttctaaAGGGTTTTATCAGCTTtactatacacacacacacacacacacacgttcCTGCACACTTTCTCTTCCTCCTAAACACAAGACCGCACGGCCTGGCCACTAACTTAAACCTTTGCCCTACACCGCCATCACCCAAGCTACCATCGCACGTCCAAGAGGCCTTGTTTCTcgcaccaaaaacagagcaacttTGGAGTCCAACGTGAGCCACTAGTTGCACCTTCGTAGCCCACTTCTCCTCCACATCGTGAGCCCTCATTCCACTCAAAACCATCGTGTAATAGCCCACTACCCAGCCCACACACAACCACTATATCACAGCACAACAACCTTGAATAGAAACCACCCAACATGCCAATAACCTCCACTCCGCATCGCCACGCACCTAGTCCATTCACAACCAACCCGCAACCTCTGGCCAGCCATCGTACCTGAACCTTATAACCACCGTGCAACCAAGCCACCTGCAGTCACATGAcaagcctctgtttttcacatCCAAAAATAGAGCAATCCACATATAGCAGCTCCTCCATGCCAGTCACCTCAGCCACAAATAACGCCACTCTAAGTCGCAGACTGAGAGCCATGAAAGCCAACCACCAGAGCATAGATTAAGACCCACGAACGTCAACTAGAAAAACCTGAAAACACCCGGAAGAAGCTTTCATCACCACACGTCCTCCACACCCAGAACTGTTAAGCCACTATTGAGGCCACAATGCCACTGCTAGCAAAAGATGCCGGAGGACAAGGATCCACCTTTAGATGCTACCTTGGTCGACGCCTAGCACCCTAGACCGTTGCATGCCTCCTCGCGGTTTCCCGATGAGtttcctctctccctcacgccgtatcctctctctctctcatcaaattttctctccctcccacGGTGCCCTACCACCGCTCCCAATCACCTTGTCGCCGTTTCGTGGCTGCCTCAAGATGAGTCTCTTGCACGGTGCTCTCCAAACATTCTTAGAACACAAGCATGCATGTGTGGTATTTCCATAATATAAGTCTACACCAAGTTTAGTGttattacaaaagaaaagaaagccaCTTGTTTAAATTACGTAAAAGCCCCTACTAATAAATGTTGATAGTaggatttatattttagatatgattGATAAAACCAGGAGAAATTAAGTGGTTCAAGgtggaaaataatttagatttttgacGTATTAGTTGGAAATATTTAGTAGATGttgatttatttgagagttacgagaattttagaattttaggaaaataggttattttagtatttttggaGTAAATATCAAACATGGGTTTAATTAGAGATTTAAGTAAGTTACttgtctatttttttcataGGTGACAAATGATTTCGTTCGACattattgtggaaaaattcagagaaataaaaattttaggtaagcggggttcctattttagactttgtataaaagaaaGTGACTGatgttgattttggaaaaatatgcatgttttgttatgaaattttttttgaaacaaactcagttatttgttcggcattactcatgaaatctgtatgaaagagAAGTATTTtcatcatgactggtgtaattatgagcatttttttttagcattatgTTTTCTGAACTaaagaaaaagagcaaatataaaatttatgaaaatttgtgcatgcgATGCGAAGCTGTTCCAAAtcttttttgaatatgtgaaatgatctgattttgttcagtactctgttttgatatgatgtagaatctgaaaatcttggcatgaatttTTGATCTGTATATGATTATAAGCTGGTTGCGATgttgcttttgttttgtttctgttatgGTCCTGCtatgggtataatagtggtatatgaccccgccacaggtataatgatggtttataaccctaccatgtgGGTTAAACATTGTATACGGCCTTGCCACGggtataatattagtatatggCCCCGCCATGGATATAATAGTAGCACCACGAGtctaatggtggtttataacccttccacgggggttaaatatagTATccgtcccgatgtgatgctttgatatgatatgaagatgatgtctcagtttatgatatgccaaaggaattttgaataagaatatttatgaacttccgctatgatatttttcataacttgTTTTGATTCTGCAGTCTGAAAgcaaatattctgattctgcatgttgatagaaaatattttgttctgcattctaaattctgtaaatgctcatgtttacatactagtatatattctctgttTTCTGAGTTATTGATGATTCACCCCTTagctttacaatatttttcagataattttgatgtattagctggaagtcaagagtaTGAGGTGTTAGCAACGTTTGATGAttgtagaggaataagtgccaaatggatacatatatttattggagagtcttatttaatatgtttatggttttatgttattttggtaCTTTGAGTCATGGATATTTCCAAGTCtgtggagattttaatttatttcattgaggTATTTCTCTTGTAACACCCCGGTCCTGCAGCGAttgaagagttactccctataacttaaaactcacaattcatcaatatatttatagactccaaaatataaagtcatcagaatactacaaaatctcttaataaaatccgccaaatctcataaatcttctatgagtaatccactatgcttaaataatcatctcagtGATGCTCCATAATTCTGATCCTTAACTGgattattcaaaatcatctgaaaaatatttggagataaggggtgagttatcaacaactcagtaagtagagaacatatactagcatgtaaacatgaacatttaaaAAGTTCggtatgtagaacaaaacatttactttcagaatgcagaaacaatatatttattttcagaacacataaacaaaacttggtacaaaatatcagagcgaaatttttagaaaaacaaactcgttcccaaaaagaaaatcatttagaaataatttcaaaaaaatatcctttggcatagcataaatggtcatcatcatcatcagaacatcatatcagaatagaagccaggtataacccccgtggtagggttgtgcatctgcggatagctaagcagaacataaatcactttgtcaccaaggtgtgcactcaaaacaaagaCCACTACTATATTctgtggcagggccgtatccactattattacccgtagGTGGGtcgtatctactattattacccgtgattgagtcgtatctactattataacccgtggttgggccgtatccactattattacccatggttgggccgtatccactattgtaacccgtggttgggccgtatgccactattatcatcCGTGGCAGGgtcgtaactgaacagagcggaaacaaaatcaaattcagaatcggagagtcatgccaaaggttttcaaaaatcacgtCTTATTCAAACAAAGtattgaacaaaatcttcagaatagaacaaaatcttcagagtcgaacaaaatcatatcacaacataatttatgcacaaatttcatattcgctctctttttcaaaattcagaaacagaatataaaaaataagctcatgtctatactagtcatgatagaaaatactttcttcttaaatagaatttcatgagtaatgcagaacaaataactgaggtagttcaaatttattttcataaccaaatatgtatattttccaaaaataaacctcagctcattttattttaatgcaaaatctatcataggaaccccgcttacatagacgtcttaacttttcagaagtTTTCCTCAATAATGCCAAACATATATTacttgtcacctataaaaaaatagtcatgtaacctctataaattttcaatggaacacgtatttcgatatttaaacctgagATGTTTGAaatatcctattttaattcctcaaaacctaaactTCTCATAACTCTAAAATCTCATCACTTCCCAAGATTCATCAATATCCATTTAACTtctccgactaaaacattaaaagctaacttatttattaatgaggtccaattatacaatataaaattagataacataattatatcaaaatctattagAGTAGATAAAgcaaaatatcatttaattaaaaatagacttaattagttttaaagtatttaaataaaattaaaatcttattattaattcaCTACTAAAAATAGTTATAACCATTATGActatataactaaaattttagatctttaaatactatctacataaaattataatttcacgcTAAACATGACCTACAAGAAACatatcaaataaatcaaactcaatatcaaaataaacatcaaacgGCAAGAAAGCATACTGACTTATAAACAAGATGcagtaatataaatatacttaaaacaatttctttataaatatcatgAAATCATCTAAATGAGAAGGGCATTTTGGGAAGAACCATGAACAGaacaaggaaacaaaaaaagaaatcttaGATTCCAACACTTGCAGACCAAAACCGTGTGACAGACTATAGAGGAGAGTCTCTATTGaccgagagagaaggagaggcgCGATAGCAGTGTAGTGGGCGGAGGTCGATGTTGGTCGGCGCGGCAGCATGGcactgagagagggagagagtgagtgatgagagaaagagagggcagcgtgtgtgtgtgagagagagagatgagaggagtTTACATATCATGTGGCGTGCATGGGGGCTTCGGGTAGTGGCGCTAGACATCTCTGGGCGGTGGATGCTTGCTTTTCGGTGTCGTCTGATGCTGCTAACTGTGGCGTCGTTGCCCAACCGTGGCAAGGCATGGTTCTCAGTTTGGGCGACAATGCTCTGTTTCCATTGTTTCAAAACAGAGCAGCTCCGATTTTTGCTTTAGATGGACGATAGAGATGGTGGCGTTTATGTGTTGAACGGTTGAGGAGTATGGGTCAACGGGTGGGTCTTGTGGTGTCATTGCGTGTGAGTGGAGTTGGTTCTCGTTTGATGACACGGAAAGGCTGGGCGGTGGGGGCAGTCCCACGGTGCTGCAACAAGGTGCAACTGGTTGCTTTCGTCGTGCGTCCTGCATGGTTTGGAGGTGGAAGGTAGTTCGCGGAGGAGATTcacagagaagaaaagagagggagagggagaacaTTGGGTGCGAGGTGGGTGCACGTTGGGAATCGGTTGTGCTGCGAAGGAGCCGTAGTTGCTGTTTGTGTGGGGAGGAGTGTCTAGCGGCGGCAGCGAATGTAAAAATGGCAGTTCTCTACGCATGGCTAATGTGTGCGTATGAATATGTGATGTGAAAACCCCAGAGAGATGAGGGAGACGTGCATGCGGATGGAAATAGAGtcgtgcgtgtgcatggagtggataaaaTACCATAGAGACGTGCAGGTGAGAAACTGCTCATGAAccgatagtttttttttccaagatttAAATGAACAACCAAGatctctaaataaataaataaattccgTAGTTCAACCATACAAATtctgggtccgggtgttacatggTGTCTCCAGTCTTGgtggaggaacatatatttttagtttttgaataaatgattttatagTTAACTTATGGGgaatttgaagtttataaatatgttatgagaGATGGTTTTTACGCTACAAGAGCTAACTTTCGAGACTTCCGGGACCTGAGACATTACAGTCACATTTGTAATAACGggaattaaattagaaatatataaagatCATATTCTTGCACACTACTTTATTATAAAGTTTGCTTTCAAAAGTCTATTACAAAGgggatatttattatttttcttttggctgaataattttaaattagacaattattttattatccccTCAATTTTTGACCAATACCTAATTatattcttttcctttcttttcgaAAATGCAAGAAGCTTATTCAATTGCACATATAAAAACTATAATAGCAAGCACGGCCATGCATAAAGCTAGCCAATGATGATCATGAGTACTTCAGTTCACGACCCTGCAGTTCTTTCTAATCTCCCCATCTGTCCCGGTGAGTGGGCTAATATTGCCCATTTTCACCATGGCAGCAGCAAAATCCGCATCAAAAGCTGCATCGTCGTTACTGTAGATCCTCACCAATGCATCTTGAGAGCCGCCATTAAATAGCTCTTGGTCTGAATGCAGAAGTCCACGTCGAACCAAGAGGTTCTTGTAGTACTTATTATCGAACCTGTTCGGGGTCTGTACGTCAAGCGGTGCTAAATTATTATCACCACCAGAAACCGGGCAACCGGCCTTTCGAGCATTGGCAAAGTTGGTGTCGATATTGGTGTCGTTGTATATGCGAGTCCGGAACGAGGAACATTGAGCTTGGCCTATCGTGTGGGCGCCGGAGAGAGCCGTCATGTCACGAGCGTTTAGGCCTTTGTCGGCAAACATGGAGATCAGGGTTGTAAGGTTGGCGAATGGAGGGGGAAGTTGGGTGTTGGCTGCGCTCTGGTTGGCTGTCCTTGAGTCTCTCCGGCCTAGCGGCACTATCCATGGGGATCCTTTCAgctaaaagcaaaaaaaagagagaaagaagaagaagagatatgAGATTATCGGCCATCATCCATGGATGAAAAACATGTCAGAATTAGTCTCAAGCATAACGACAATTAAACAAGcatatttaacaagaaaaaagcATAAACTAGAACCCTAAGTAGTACAATATTTCTTTATGCATGCGCTCATGAGTTGGTAAATATATTTGCgttatatatgataattattattttcacggGTTCATGCCATCTAAATAAGGAATTGATttaaaggaaaggaagaagaatatATGCTACTAACCAAGACCACACCATCTCGAGCTGCAAGTGCCAAAATATCAGCACAAGATACAGTAGCATTGCAGGCAGCTTCCACTCGAGTTTTAATGGTATCAATCACCTCGAAACCCCTTACTGAATTCCTATTTGGGAGTGCATTCTTTTCACCTGTGAAAGTGGGCGTGTCGTCCAGTAGTATCGATGCATCGCAGCCCTAAATGTACAGCACTCCAAACAAATTAAACCAACGTCACATTCAACAATACATGATGAGATCCATGcaccaatttttttgttttttttcttttaaaaagcaAGAAGTAAAAGAGTCATATTAATTTGGTCAactaattgcatgcatgtttgatGTTTCCGTATCCTAGCTAGAAAGTAATAGTATCTCCCAAAAACAGTACTAATGGCAGCAGAACTAGCTTATAAGTCTTCTCACTTGTACAAAGCAGTCGTGGAAGAACAAGCGAAGAATAGAGGCACCCATACGTGGCTCCGCATCGACAGCTCGAGTCATTTCATTTCGCACGATAGTTTGGAGAGTAGGGCAAGTTCTTGCGTAGAAATTGGGAGAGAGTTTTGCATGGGAAAAGTAGGGTAAAAGAGAGATGATGGAGAATGTAATAAGGAACTGGGTTATCATGGACGCCATGACTACTCTGGAATGCGAATGCCCTGTCTTGCAAATACTACTAAGTTGAATAACATCAGTTAAGtttacttctatatatatagacaactCAAGGGAGAGGTTTCTTGTGGATGCCAGTGATCCTTTTGTTTAGCACcacacgcgcgcgcgcgcgcgcgcacatatatatatatataaatatatatatatatataataatttataaataaataaataaatcaaaacactAATTATACCTTTTAACACACCAATAAGCAAACTTGCgtagagagtttttctttttttaatagtttttttagcTCTCGCCCCAAAGAATCTAAAATAACTTCCGGAAAATAACCTCAAAACTTTAACTGAGATCACCTAAAATATATACCATATTGATTCTTTTCCAAACGATCAGTAAAAGTTTAATcgcaaaaaatttcttaaagccattttttttaagaaaattcagaATATATGGCTTTCTTATGATATAGGTACTTGCTGTtgtttttgaatatatatatgatttaatttCTTATGTCTTCACTTGATATCAGTCTTGTTTGTATTCACagtccatctcaactcatctcattactattcattattatttagtaattttaactcataaattttattattattcacaactcatcttattattattcacaattcatttcaacttatcttcCAATACAAACAACACCATGAGGTCACATGCATGCACCGATCGTATACCGGCCTTAAATCTGGACACTAACTTTTAAATTGATGGACCCACTAGTGATGccattagtttaaaaatatatttatttttgttaccatAAATAGCAAAATACGAAAcatattaaacatttaaaaaaaaaattgctcgaATCTCACAATTTCATTAATTACTTGCATGGAATtctataaaatgaattaaggtATTTATTACCtattagttactattcactcttaTATTCTatacctataactttttttttataaagaatggaggtgttttttatgaaatataaaagTATTTCTCACAAGTTGTGAAggtatttttcttagaaaaatattactttattcACTCATTTTGTCCCCTCATTTGACACCTCacgtattttaatttatttttatttaatagttaaggaagtgactatttgtgtattgattttttttatatttttttaaaatattttaaaatgataaaaaaatgtgaattaaaaaataattagaaaaaaataaaatattgaatttggCCTAGCGGTCAGATTGAGTGGACTATTTTAGACGGTAGAGTAgtctaattcttttttataagatgtggggtgtaggatgatgaatagtgagtgattaaaaaaaaattgatgaattaACTTCTAATTTTAGAGCCGTCGACCCTTGTTCATTATGTGAGTactgatgaaattcatgggcctaactcatctcataaaaccggttgtataagagaagattgctcattgcttataaacatgcccaagaccttgtccacagtcaatgtgagattattcctcaacaccctccctcacgtgcaggccagtattttttctggtccttgtcacggggtaagtagtgtaggcCCACATTCGTCTAGTGgcagactctgataccatgatgaaattcatgggcctaactcatctcataaaactggttgtataagagaggattgctcattgcttataaacatgcccaagaccttgtccacagtcaatgtgagattattcctcaacaagtaCGACGAAAGAGCGGCTTTCAAATGCAATCCCATCAACAAAAAGGAACGAAGGAAACCCTTAAAAAAAGTCTTCGTCTCGTAACTCTAAGTATGAGGTTGGCTCATTGATGGTATATATGAACACCCTCAAGTTGCTCCAAAAACCGTTCGACTTTTTAGAAAAAGTCACCCTATTGTTGTTAGGAAATTAAACCACAGAAATGCTCAAAGTCAAGGAAAAGTAACGTCATCTGTGTCGCTGTCTATCAGCTTATAGGGGCATTCCATGAGTTCTAAAGGCcgtttaaatatattaataccattttctttttctgtcgGCATACCTATCCCAATTTTGAAATAACTAACTAATTCCACACTAAAATACAACTAATCTTTTGTACTTTTTACTAGTTAAAAGTTGCAAAAGATTATTAGTTTATGGTGGTGTTCTTTTCCAGATGTAATTACTAATTTCTTTTGGATTGATTCTTCTTTGTAATCTgttttattatatgaatgaagtttggttttcaaaagaaaaaggaaaaaagatttGATTCTTATGATGTAATTATAAATCCATGTATATAAAGCTtgagttaattatatatatcatctccCAACAACTAGAAGTCTCCACTTCTATGATCAAGGAAAATCATTCAAGTTAATATAATGTAGCTTTATCGATGAAATGTCCAATTTCGTTAGTGGCCACCAAGAATAATAaagtgccgtttggatagtgagttgagttgagatgagatgaaacactttcattatccaaatggaGACTAAATCTGCAACACTTGAACAATTGTGATAATTTAGATCTTCTTTGCACCAATATTGTCTcaagaaaaatgctacatgTCCCGTTGGGcgcatttttttatctatttattttagttttttttatataaatatttttaacaattttaaatatttaaaaaaataaaataaaaattataatattattaaaaaatactttcctaatcacgaaatagaataaaaaataatatttattctacttcgtaattaagaaagtattttttaataattttttttactttctgattaagaaagtattttttaattttattttaaatttattttattttttaaaagtgtaaaaaaaatctatataaaaaataaattaaaaaaatacacatagaaaagtacatgttaagcccAATGGGAGCCCAGCGAGACTGTAGTATGtccatttgaaatatttaaaaaaaatcataatattattaaaaaatactttcttaatttaataattttttattttacttcataattaagaaaatattttttaatatatattgttttactttctgattaagaaagtattttattaataatattttaaatttattttattttttttaaatattaaaaagtctatataaaaatttatttaaataacatacatataaaataatcctacagcccccagcgggagcccccagcgggggctgtagcatcacccttgtCTCAATGTACACCTAAATCATATTCATAATCACTTGAGGACTAACTACATGCAAATCATCTCATGAAATacatatgtaataaataaacatgacaTGATATTGCCCGCCCAtatgtataataaattatatttatctcaaaaaatagaatttttttactaaaagaatacaaaaattcaaatattttattttagaaccaaaattctcaaaaatctttctttaatctttatctttaactttgaaaatgaaaatcgaCCATTAATACAAAGATTGATACAAAGTTAGCTCCAAGGGGTATTGGAGCTAACTTGGTATTGGAGctaacttattttaatattatttaaatatatttttcgaaACAACTTATAGGCCGTGACCACACGTAC containing:
- the LOC108996632 gene encoding peroxidase P7-like, coding for MASMITQFLITFSIISLLPYFSHAKLSPNFYARTCPTLQTIVRNEMTRAVDAEPRMGASILRLFFHDCFVQGCDASILLDDTPTFTGEKNALPNRNSVRGFEVIDTIKTRVEAACNATVSCADILALAARDGVVLLKGSPWIVPLGRRDSRTANQSAANTQLPPPFANLTTLISMFADKGLNARDMTALSGAHTIGQAQCSSFRTRIYNDTNIDTNFANARKAGCPVSGGDNNLAPLDVQTPNRFDNKYYKNLLVRRGLLHSDQELFNGGSQDALVRIYSNDDAAFDADFAAAMVKMGNISPLTGTDGEIRKNCRVVN